From the Pecten maximus unplaced genomic scaffold, xPecMax1.1, whole genome shotgun sequence genome, one window contains:
- the LOC117318240 gene encoding uncharacterized protein LOC117318240: MVIVTTTGYIVSILGPYHADSKNNDASILKHNIKTNMENMKDWLQTDDLLVVDRGFRDSLEFLSELGIKYQMPTFLQKGQKQHTTEEANASRLVTKIRWIVESVNGRLKQWRYLQNVMPNTQIPAIGDYVRLVAALCNRYRTPLNTGTTEGDQLVAAKMKVLASKGNALQQRVQEENLDTRKHSWKSIDVADAVDQFPSMSEEDIRNLTIGVYQVKLARSYTSEHLSEDGDYTIMVNDEVNGMLRARIQSRHTSAKKYLLWIEYSPAVVLGWFCQCKTGARVVGTCAHVSAVVWYLGYARHVGSVRGVKDWSAFLEDAAKVPELVDGSDSDNSDPEE; this comes from the exons ATGGTAATCGTAACAACAACTGGGTACATCGTTTCTATTCTGGGACCATATCACGCCGATTCAAAAAACAACGATGCTTCCATACTGAAACACAATATCAAGACCAACATGGAGAACATGAAGGATTGGCTGCAGACAGATGACCTCCTAGTTGTGGACAGAGGATTTAGGGATTCCCTGGAGTTTCTGAGTGAACTCGGAATAAAGTACCAGATGCCAACATTCCTTCAGAAAGgtcaaaaacaacacacaacagAAGAg GCCAATGCTTCTCGACTCGTTACAAAAATACGATGGATAGTCGAGTCAGTAAATGGAAGGTTGAAGCAGTGGCGATATCTTCAGAATGTCATGCCGAACACACAGATACCAGCCATCGGCGACTACGTGCGGCTTGTTGCAGCCCTGTGCAACCGCTACCGAACACCACTCAACACTGGCACAACTGAAGGTGACCAACTGGTAGCAGCTAAGATGAAG GTTCTGGCGTCCAAGGGGAATGCTCTTCAGCAGCGTGTCCAGGAGGAGAATCTCGACACCCGAAAACACTCCTGGAAATCTATAGATGTTGCCGATGCTGTTGACCAGTTTCCCTCCATGTCAGAAGAAGACATCAGAAACCTGACTATAGGAGTGTACCAAGTGAAGCTTGCTCGTTCTTACACATCAGAGCACTTAAGCGAGGACGGCGACTACACAATCATGGTTAATGATGAGGTTAATGGTATGCTACGTGCCCGTATTCAAAGTCGACACACCAGTGCGAAGAAATATCTTCTTTGGATTGAGTACAGTCCCGCTGTTGTTTTAGGCTGGTTTTGTCAATGCAAGACTGGAGCTCGAGTTGTCGGCACATGCGCACACGTATCAGCTGTTGTTTGGTATCTGGGATATGCACGACATGTGGGAAGTGTTAGGGGCGTAAAAGACTGGTCTGCATTTCTGGAAGACGCTGCTAAGGTTCCAGAACTTGTAGACGGATCTGATAGCGACAATAGTGACCCGGAGGAGTGA